In Cryptomeria japonica chromosome 1, Sugi_1.0, whole genome shotgun sequence, the sequence acaagctgtaatggtctagtagaagaatgttctttagatttgaaagacacttttgtttgctttcctttcAAACACACTTTACAAATTGAATTGAATGGTTTATTCAAAATAGGCAAACCTCTaacattctgatttttactgattctaaccagattgtcaaaatttatatgtcctaggtgtttatgccataaccaattttcttctatttgaccCATAAGACAAATGCCTTCATTATTCTCATAGTCAGTGGAATCAAGCAGACTGTAgacattgccaattgttctcaaaccagcagcaagagttttaccagatttatttttgatagtacaaTCTTGAGAGCTAAAAAATACACtgtaaccactatcacaaatttgactgacactcaataaattgtgctttaacccttcaacaaagtacacatcatgaataggagtatcatcatttagcaataatgtacctttacctcgtacataagctcctgaattatccccaaagcgtacaaagccaccattaaagtcttcaagatgcagaaatttagttctatctcctgtcatatggtgtgaatagccactgtccaacacccataaAGATTTCTTATTTGAGAAAAGTGCAGTTTGTACTATCATTGATTGCTCAATACCAGATACAAACTTAGGTTTCCATATTTTATTAGGACTTGCCTTTGTTTTGCACTGTATAGTAGTATGCCCAAAAGTGTTACACTTATTACACTTTACTGTGTTTGGAAAGTCATATCCTTGATTGTAACCAAACAAAGGAGATCTTTGTTGCAGAAATCTGCAAGTATTAACCTTATGACCAAACCTATTGCAATAGAAACAGTATCCATGAAAAAAACCAAACCTAAAAGGTTTTGTTCTGTTATAAGTCTGAAATGATTTTCTAGTTTCAGGCTGTCTTGATGACTCAGCTTTATCAAACCCTAAACTAGCCAAATCTTTATGCAACTTTtgcttgctcaagatatcatttagatgtattgtactttcatactgttcaatttttttttgaagttttgtggactgttgttctaatgtttcaattttcttttctctttcttcaagaagggaCTTCAAGTTTGAAGTCACTAAATTTGCATCATTCAACTCGACTTGTAAAATCCGATTTGAATTTTCATGTGAAGCTACAAGTTTCTTTAACCTCTTTATTTCTTTTAAAGCACAaagcaattctccttcaagatcaatttctccttgatctaaatcttcaaattcattttttttgctagttacatcttctaattctgccataaatagagtttcatcaccttcacaaggtgaatcatctgactcatttccagagtcttcttttgtaaaaagactcttctttttcttgaaggtattaaatctccttttaggattccacattttctttttgtagaatttttctggtttttcctcttcactgttttgatcacttagaggacattgagcagcaaagtgtccagctttgccacaattaaagcacttaaaaggtaatttgcccttatatttcttttttagttttctaacaaaaagggcttctatagcatctgaaagttcagattcactatcaagttcttctttcttttctactttaaaagctgtttcttttgaagaagaaggattattacctatcctcatctcataggcagtaagaatgctttgaaggttatcaagtgtcatggtagaaaaacttttcttttcttctaaggttgaaaccttagtttcaaacttgggtaacaaggttctaatcactttattgacaacttccttttcttcaacctcttCACCAAGACCCTTTCTCGAATTTACTATTTCACCAACTCTAAGAAAATAGCTTGCTactgtttcatcttctttcatctttaaagattcaaactgatttttgagtgtaagaattttagactccttaaccttagcatccccttgataaatggtttcaagttttttcaaaatatcataagcagaagaacaatgcatgactttaacaaaaacatctttagtgagaccacataagagagcatgcttagctctgGCATTTAACTCATACTTGGTTTTATCATCAGGATCAGTAGGAATAATGGAAGGAACTGTATATTTTGTGATCACAATATTCCACACATTAAGATCAACTGAAATGAGATAAGTTTCCATCCTAATATTccagaacacataatcagttccatcaaaaagaggagctcttgaaagtgaagcaccttcctgagtttgagccataaaaaaaacttccaagtaaccaggaacaatccctaggacagacctatatgagggaccctatgctctgataccacttgttggaagtggaaacactttgagagggggggggtgaatcagagtgtgacaAATTTTAACAAGATATACTTTTATGAACCTGACAATTTTAATTCACAGTATGCACAGATGACTGAGACTTAACACCTTGATGAAATACATTAATGAAAAATGAAATATATCATAGAAACAACTAAAACACTTGATTCAGACTTTGTAAAAATGGTATTAAATCTTTTACACAAACTTGAAACATCTAAATGAGTACttcaaatattgcattacataaacCCAACAAAACAGAGTATGAAATAAAGAGAGCTAAAATATGATGTATCAGAgcataaactagtaaaacagaatgaaacaagacaatgcacataacaccatagttttcatgagtggaaaaccctcttggggtagaaaaaccactcggaagatcccttatattaattcaaaaagagcaccaactcagttcacaagttttagaaaccacaaggcctcaaggagcaccaacccctcttcttatcaataaatatttcaactcgagctacagccactggtgattttatgcatgcatttaaatcttgcagtcacaaaaccatcagggattggagTGAGAATATTTTACCAGTTTGTACATATGAAAAAAatttttgcaacaatattcttcaaggataaaatcaacactatccaatctctgaacaatatagtttcaaatcaataaagcctcatatactctgtaacaaaaaacagagtattgattctcaagaaaccCCTCGACTATCTCTGGTAAACTACAACACTTCTTTTTACAAATGCTATCACTTTATTCACACTCTTCTCGCTGTATTTCTCTGTTTTTCCTCACTTCAACTGTTCTGAAAACAAACTGTTTTATACCCAAACAAAACACCACATTTTCTTTTCgaataaccctcgtatagggttacAAATAACTTACAGGATTTGTaaactgaaaaatcaaataacTATTTTTAACTGTGCAACGGAAACTGAAGATGTTTGATTTCCcagtcatgaaaaacaaaaataaagcatgaacatttccttattttcattttgcATAACTGAAAAAGACTTGATTCGAACAAAAaaaaatctgaatcttttaaatCATGTGATCAAGAAACATACCTGTTAAACGCAAACTAATCAAACAAACTAACCAGTCAACTGTTAAGCTCTCGgttaaaaccattttttttttgcttCATTCTCTGTAACTGAACAAACTGATTCGAGCTCTGTAGCTCCAGCAGCGCTGCGACTCTCATGGCGTTAGGGTTTGACGGACTCCAAACAAGTTCAAAAACCAAATGAAACACAAAAACATCTTCCAAAAAAAACTTTTAACTTGTTCGACACAAGGAGTATCCTGAGGAATATGCCCTTTAATCCGTAGACATATTAAATCAAAGATGTCATTAAATTAATGCAAAAACAGAGCTGTTCACTTATCCGTGTCACCAACATGGCTTGAAAGTAAGATGTTTTAAACACATAACACGTCAGCCAAGTCAATATGTCCGTGTCACTAAACTGGCCCATGAGAAGGATATAACCACATGCTTATTAAAAATATGTAACTTAACCAACACAACAtcctctttttttactttcttgtcatcgaggacaaaagtaccAAACTTAACCAACACAACATCCTCTTTTTtactttcttgtcatcgaggacaaaagtaccAAAGAGCAACAATATGATGATTGAGCCAAAATAAAGTATAATAGAAAATTGAAGGTGAAGAAGGTTTCATTCAGAATAGAGTGAACaaccttttagttttaaaattatcACGAACATGTCCAGGCAAATATTGCGAGCAATTGGGTTCCTTTCCATCCGATTGTTACGGCAGATCCATTAGCCTCAAGAGTATAATATTCTCCATGAGGAAATTCTTTCAGCAATATTCTGGCCTGGTACCAAGCTGGATAGCTGAAGCTGATCTCCTTCAATCCCTTGTGATTAAAAAGACATCTCCACACATCAGTTCCAACATATCTTACCCACCTATCCTTCCTCTCACAAGCTATCAGATTTCTTATCGTTTTCCCACTAAATACTTCTTCATACATGACTCTACAAGTATCAAGCCTATCAGGAAATATCACATCCAAGCAGTCAAACCAAGTGTTGCAATAGAAAAGAACCTCAATGAAGCGGTTCTCAAAACATCTTGAGTTGTGCTCACCTTCAACTTCAATGTTCACCATTATCCGGGGCCTTAATCTCACAATAACATCTAGCAAATTATCCAAAACATTTTGGTCATATAACAGACTTTTGAAAACTTAAGGAGTATAGATGACAACAACCTCACCATGTTTGACATTGAATAAACCTTCATGAATATCTTCCATACTTGAAATCTCCACTATCCTATAGAAAAATGGAATCGCCAGAGCCTCAATGAACTCGTCAAGTCTTCTTCCACTATCTATCAGTTCTTCTCCCTTCATTCCTACTAATGTGATCCTAAGAGTGTCAACCAGATGGGAAGGATGTCTTAGGGCAAGACTCTGCATCAACCCTGACCATTGGACACCAGTTCGAATCTCCAGATCTATCACATGAATTCCGCTTGCATTTTCCACACTCTTTATCATTGCCTACACAAACGTGAGTTGCATTAGTCTCACATACAGGAGAATTTTGTTAAATTTTATGCAAAGCAAAAATACAGATCTAGCtaggaaagagaaaaaaaaaacttgcaggagaaatcaaaataaagaaCAGAGAAAAATAAACTCTATTAATTCATTACTACAAATCtgtatgattacaaatgatatatagatcacaggagaaaaaattatgcatgagatgcatgaatTTTTTGAAGATGTAGATCAGTTAAACTGAAATAATGAGGTATAGATTGAGTTTAAAACTCTTTAATTAGCTTACATTCACAATGCATATGCAACGCCTGTTCTCCATAAATCATGGGCAGAACATAAAGTTAACTGTGCGCTAACACtaccccttaagtctaactaaggagggATATGGGTCCAGGTAACAAAACCTGATCAGaaacccaattacaaagaagaaaggagaaaacctAATTGAGAAAAACTCCTAACCATTATTCTAACTATAGAAGAAAGTTGCAAATTGCAAGTTTGCATCCACACTGCAACATGATTGTACAAaatcatagaaaccactgcatgagtacctctgggatactttgaaaatgcagttgtacatattctgcattgctcaaatggatgaacagaTAGGTACAAGGTCTTTGAATACAAAAACGGAtatctgaagaagatatgaatctGCAGAAATGTGCTCCAAGCTAAAGAACTACTAAGATGACCTCCGAttgggatgatgccattgtatatccattgctcaataatgtccTGCTAAaaagaaactctggaagcactTAGAGACGTGACTCAGGAATCTCATGTAGTCAGGAACCCTACTAGAAAGAATCTCTAGAAGCAAACAgagttgcaacattggaatctcatgtagacaagaatttagaacaaaagaatacttttgactatcaattggaggaagagtgtgtagcaactttaatcttctattttattcaggaaacttattggaagaaacctatactaaatgcattaagcaaaaACCCCATAGAACCTTTataaaagttcaatttttttttttacaaagccccaaattttccagaTCTTCGTCATGTGGTGCTTGCAAAGCACGTACAAGTTTTAAAGaatcaaaatagggaaaaaaaacaAGGAGCATGCAAAAATGAGGGGAAGAATATGCAAACATTTAGAAATAGAGATCTACATCAGCTTCCATGGTAATGCTAATCTTCATAAATCTGTTAATCCTTCTTCCTAacaatctagctctgataccatgttagtatCATTAAATTTTCTGCAAAGCAAAAATACAGATCTAGGTAGGAAAGAACGCATGTTCTCCATAAATCATGGGCAGAACAGAAAGTTAACTGTGCGCTAACAAATTTTATTAGAAAAGGCGACCAGGCCATTTGATTGGGTTTTACTATAACAACCGTCGACTTTGTTGGTATGATTAAGAGCTGGTTTTAGATGGCGTTCCATTCTATCCTGGAGCGCCCTGGAGAAATAATAGCAGAGCCTCTGTATAGGGCTTCCCCACTGCGAAGAGAATGTGAGACACCTCATCAACAGCCTGGCTGCTTGATCATATTGCTTCTTCCTCGTCATCTCCGCAGAGGTGAACAGCAGATGAACCAATTCTAGACTCTGCTGGTCTTCTTTCACGTAAGAGTCTAACCTTCCATAATCAAAGCCTCTTATGTAACACGTACCCGCCAATTTTATGATTTCTTGCGCCGACATATTTGAGGGTATATTGCCATCTAATTTACAGGGCGGCTTTGGAAAATCATACTGTGGCAATGAACATGGCATATTTTGATAACCAGACGATGCAGAGCTCTCAGCCATGGTTGCCTTCGCGACAGAAACTGTCTTCTCCTCGTTCAGAAAGTAATTCAGGGTAGGATATCACGGAAATCAAGGAATTTAATCACTTTTCCCTGTGAAAACTTGCTATCATTTAGATATAAATCCAAAAGAGAGGTAAAAAAGTTCGTGGGTAAACGAGATGCAGAAGAGGCGGCAGGCATCTAGGAATTGtcattgcttcaatccatacaaatagCAGGGTACAATTCTTTATTAAGATATATTAAAGTGATTTTCACTCACTGCTGtcaatttattatttattagattttttttatattttttaagtgCACTTAATGAAATAAGAGAATCTGTACAGCCCATCAAATATCTTTGATGGTGTTCCAATTGTATTTAAGTATTGTtgtaaataatataaaaattaatgAGTATTTTATTATATAAGAAGACAATTTAGTGATAGATTATTAAAAAGTTTATATacttattttgatatatatatatatatttaatatataattttaacaATAAGTCATGTTTCAATATTCGAATGGTATGTTTGAGTGAATAATTTTTGAATGTGACAAGCATCAAAgaattcttatcttttcaattcATACAAACAGAAAAGTACAATGCTTCATTAAAATATCTTTATTATTTTGACCCATTTATTGTCCAATCATCATTTATTAGTGTTAGGATTATTTGTTGAAAAGCACTGAGATAAAAGAAATTGTAAGAACCATGAAATACTTTATTTATCAAACATACATTTGACATTGATATAACATAAATCCCTAATGGGAATGTGGTACAAGTGGGCTTGCATGTCTCTTACACTTTGATGCCCATGTTTGCATGTTGTGCATGTTAACCATCAAAATCGCTGATAAGTTATGAAGCACTCAAGATTGACACACTTTTCTTGGCTATGCCTTCAACACCCATCAAAAGGTGATgtgaataattattatttataactATGTTTATAGATAGTCCACTAGGTGAGTCGTATGGTTTGAGAGGTGGTTTTTTGCCTTTTGTTCTAATAATCTCTACTAGTTTTCTCACACTAGCTCTTCAATAAATTGAGGACCTAGATTTGTGGAATGCATCATTCATTAAAAGGAATAGAGTTCTATCACATTCAAACATAAAATGAGTAAGGGAAGTGAATGTATTGTAATGTTGATATTGAATATTATATGGGATTGGCCTCTCTTCTTGGTAGATTTTTTTTGCACAATGGTTTCTCGAAGTAAATTATGTATTATGATACGTTCTTATATTGCTAATTCAtgtcattaatatttttttaataaagtagGTAGAGAAGGGCCCCAACCCAGTATAGAACCAATAGagaacaacaaaacaactcattttcTTTTAAGACAAAATTTAGAGTTATTTGAAAATTAACCAGAATAAAACACACCCAAGCTAATCTAAACCAAAAGAAAATTGAAATAAGCTATTGAAGATCACACTTGGGAACTAGGGAGTGGGACCAATGGGACAATCTAAGTTTTTTGGGTTGAAAGGAAATGACTTCCTTTATTGCAGTAAGCTATAGTCCAATTAAAAATATCTTTTTTCCAAAACATTAAAAGGAGCACTATTGGAGGAGACATCAAAGGTAGCTAAAGAATCTACCAAGCAGGCTACCGCTAGAGGAAGGGAAAGTTGATAGTCCAAAGATAGAGAGTTAGGAACCATGGACATGCTAAACACACAAGATTACTgacaaggggggtgaatcagtacttaaaCAATTTTATTAATTTCATAAGCAATTATCTAATTGCAAGAAGAGAAACACAGAAACACACATCCATAATAGTAGATTTACGTGAAAATATCaacaagggaaaaccatggtgagaaagatACTAGGATCTACTATCCAAATCAATCCTCACAATAATATAAATAGGAGAACAACATTGCTTTAGGGCTACAAACAATGAAGAAACAACTTCTTGAATTACAATTTTGTTTTAGAGAAAAAACTTAGGGAAGCACACACTCCCTAAAATATAATTTTAGTACAAAAGGAATGGTTGATTTTGATGGCTCTATTCCACTGGCCAGTCAACGATATTATATTCACTTCATCATTGgcttctttcaacaaattacattcAGCATTCCCATCTTCACATTAAACAACCACACACTAAATCAAGCTTAATATTCTATATATACATCCTCCACAGTCATCAAAACATCAAGGTTAGCTCCATGATAACATGTGGATGAAGCATATATTGACTTTACCAATCAAACACATGAAATAACCCTCTGCAAGTTTAAAAGACATGAATTAGGTCATTTGTAAATGAAATGTGTAGTGTATTGCCAGTTGGCCACAAAGAACATATGTCAATAGAGATAACATATTGTAGCTCAAAACAAGAATAAACCAAGTCCAAAAACATCTCAATGCAACCTCTCAAAGTAGTGTCAACATAAAGAAACATGGTTCGAATAGAAAAACTATGTCGTGTCTTCTCATTAACCATTAGTCACTCAAAGAAACATTATTAGACAACATGTGGTATTGAAAACATGGATAAACTTCATGTGCATCAAACCTTGAGAATTTATGAGACATGTGGAGACTCCACATTGTCTCATACAATAGAAATACACAGCCTTTTATTGGCACAAGAACATAACCACTTGTATAGATCAAAACAATGAATACTAGTTCAATTATTTCCCTTTGACATTATGAAAACTAAACTTCTAGTTGACCGAATCATCTGGAACCTGATTATAACTTATACATTAAACATCCTTGATCATAGTTCTCAAAATTTCTTGACCATGGCATTCAGTATGGCAAAATGTGGAGCATTCCTAGCTTGTTCTTTGAGACCCTGTACTTTGCCATGCACAGTTTACTACATAGTCATTGTCTACTACATAGTCATTTCTAACTTTCTCTGTGGAAAGAATTTTGACTTGAAACTTTGTATATGACATATTTTTATCTCTACAAACTTAACTTCTTAAACACAGATAATATCTTTCTATGTGAAAGAATATAGACCAAATTATTTTGTCTCTGCCACAGGTGATAAACTATTAATTCATTAGATAACAATTTTGCAACTTACTATTGTGTATCACAAAAAACAGATAGTAGATCATTGTAAATCACTTTAGATATGTGTACTCACTATGACATCTTTCTCTAACATCAAAATTGACTATATATAATATAGAACTCATCAAAACATTGATTCATCAAAGAGATTGATGCATAATATGAACTTTAAAAGATAAGGTACAAGTGTGTGTAGTTAATATTTACTCCTTTTCTTCCACATCACCACAATGCTAAATCATTGTCTTCCTCATTATTGCAAGGTTGAACTGCACTATGATAACATGTCAATACCATAAATTTACACTAGTATCCCCCTTAGTCATACAAGTGTATTTGTTTAGATGCATAAtgggttgaaatcaatgacaacatactactCCAAATTTGTAACAATatacccctttgtcattgatggaaacactaatcaCAAAAtgtcttctctccccctttgaaattaagACAAACCATAAGGGGTCTTAATTTCAATCTGCAACAAAAAATGCTCCTCTTAATAGTATCAATTCCCTACTTTCCCCCCTTGATAGGTAGACTTGGTTATCTCAAAAAATGatgtagcaatttttttttaaCACTAGTGATATGCACATA encodes:
- the LOC131857387 gene encoding DELLA protein RGA-like produces the protein MAESSASSGYQNMPCSLPQYDFPKPPCKLDGNIPSNMSAQEIIKLAGTCYIRGFDYGRLDSYVKEDQQSLELVHLLFTSAEMTRKKQYDQAARLLMRCLTFSSQWGSPIQRLCYYFSRALQDRMERHLKPALNHTNKVDGCYSKTQSNGLAMIKSVENASGIHVIDLEIRTGVQWSGLMQSLALRHPSHLVDTLRITLVGMKGEELIDSGRRLDEFIEALAIPFFYRIVEISSMEDIHEDVIVRLRPRIMVNIEVEGEHNSRCFENRFIEVLFYCNTWFDCLDVIFPDRLDTCRVMYEEVFSGKTIRNLIACERKDRWVRYVGTDVWRCLFNHKGLKEISFSYPAWYQARILLKEFPHGEYYTLEANGSAVTIGWKGTQLLAIFAWTCS